AAAATAAGCAACGGTCATAATTAGGATAAACCCGACCAGCAATAAATAAAATGATGTTCTTCCTGTAATAATCTGTACAAACTCCAACACTGTATAATCTTGAGCATAATAATCATACAAATTCAAATCAAA
The nucleotide sequence above comes from Bacillus alveayuensis. Encoded proteins:
- a CDS encoding hypothetical protein (product_source=Hypo-rule applied; superfamily=81340; transmembrane_helix_parts=Inside_1_6,TMhelix_7_26,Outside_27_45,TMhelix_46_68,Inside_69_74), encoding MTFKGRLILLIIGIHLGVIGGITLIFDLNLYDYYAQDYTVLEFVQIITGRTSFYLLLVGFILIMTVAYFPKAKK